From the genome of Vibrio porteresiae DSM 19223, one region includes:
- the minD gene encoding septum site-determining protein MinD: MARIIVVTSGKGGVGKTTSSAAIASGLALKGKKTAVIDFDIGLRNLDLIMGCERRVVYDFVNVINGEATLNQALIKDKRNENLYILPASQTRDKDALTKDGVKRVLDQLDTMGFDFIICDSPAGIEQGALMALYFADEAIVTTNPEVSSVRDSDRILGILDSKSLRAEEGKEPVKQHLLLTRYNPARVNQGEMLSVNDVEEILHIPLLGVIPESQAVLNASNKGIPVIFDDESDAGQAYDDTVERLLGQEIEFRFLTEPKKGIFKRLFGG; encoded by the coding sequence ATGGCACGCATTATTGTCGTCACGTCAGGAAAAGGCGGTGTAGGTAAAACCACCTCTAGCGCAGCGATCGCGTCGGGTTTAGCATTGAAAGGCAAAAAGACGGCGGTGATCGATTTCGATATCGGCCTACGTAATCTTGACCTGATCATGGGCTGTGAACGACGCGTTGTTTACGATTTCGTTAACGTAATCAATGGTGAAGCAACCCTAAACCAAGCGCTTATCAAAGATAAACGCAACGAAAATCTCTACATCCTGCCAGCTTCACAAACTCGTGATAAAGACGCTCTTACCAAGGATGGCGTTAAACGTGTTTTAGACCAGTTGGACACCATGGGTTTTGATTTCATTATCTGTGACTCACCAGCGGGTATCGAGCAAGGTGCATTGATGGCACTCTACTTCGCCGATGAAGCGATTGTGACCACCAACCCTGAAGTCTCTTCTGTCCGTGACTCTGACCGTATTCTTGGCATCCTAGATTCGAAATCATTGCGCGCGGAAGAAGGCAAAGAGCCGGTAAAACAGCACCTGCTGTTAACTCGTTACAACCCTGCTCGTGTTAACCAAGGCGAAATGCTGAGCGTCAACGACGTCGAAGAGATCCTACACATTCCTCTACTCGGTGTGATTCCAGAAAGCCAAGCGGTATTGAATGCATCAAACAAAGGTATCCCTGTTATTTTTGACGATGAGTCAGATGCAGGCCAAGCTTATGATGACACCGTGGAACGTTTACTCGGTCAGGAGATCGAATTCCGTTTTCTGACTGAACCTAAGAAAGGAATTTTTAAACGACTGTTTGGAGGCTAA
- the minE gene encoding cell division topological specificity factor MinE produces the protein MSLLEFFRPPKKTTASLAKERLQIIVAERRSGSDPAPTYLPQLKEDILKVIAKYVAIDPEMVELTFDHKDDDISVLELNVKLPEEER, from the coding sequence ATGTCACTACTTGAATTTTTCCGTCCACCGAAAAAAACAACGGCCAGCTTAGCCAAAGAGCGTTTACAAATTATTGTGGCTGAACGTCGTAGTGGGAGCGATCCTGCGCCGACTTACCTACCACAATTAAAAGAAGACATTCTGAAAGTGATCGCCAAATACGTTGCGATTGACCCAGAAATGGTTGAGTTGACCTTCGATCACAAAGATGACGATATCTCGGTGTTGGAACTCAATGTCAAACTACCTGAAGAAGAACGCTAA
- a CDS encoding M3 family metallopeptidase: protein MTATQYLNDLNHRYLNIHRVKEDFFWETYMGISDDHEGSAKAQTAWTKFLSTAQQIQDVRDQLAQAEHISDAAEKAQTVQGLKGWLAMFEAHAIESEQAQELKDQLIQFEADLFEKKKAYAMSYQNEKGETVEASLVSLGSTVRTNNHESVRKSAHQALLDLEQWALNNGFIELIKLRNQFARSLGFKTFFDYSVAKGEKMTSEQLFTILDDFEERTRSAHQRSLAALAAEKGDTALAGHNFVYSFAGDVMRELDPYVPFAKSLRRWAESFGRLHIDYSGAELTLDLLDRKGKYPNGFCHGPIPSFYDQDQWVAAKVNFTSNAKPDQVGSGYDGINTLFHEGGHAAHFANVKLNAPCFSQEFAPTSMAYAETQSMFCDSLLTDADWLKTYALDVNGTPVPDEVIQAMIQSRQPFKAYEERSILVVPYFERALYQLSDDELTPERATALARECEQKILGLACSPRPLMAIPHLLSDESACAYHGYLLAHMAVYQTRAYFLQRFGYLTDNPEIGPLLAEHYWRRGNSLSHNDTIVALTGEGFNAKYLADTCNLSVAEAWQVQQKKIAALATREQSAPADLNATIRVVDGAKELASNVESMETMCDEFEQYIAEHYFS from the coding sequence ATGACTGCAACCCAATACCTTAACGATCTTAACCACCGTTATTTGAACATTCACCGCGTCAAGGAAGATTTTTTCTGGGAAACCTATATGGGCATCAGCGATGACCATGAAGGTTCAGCCAAAGCGCAAACCGCGTGGACTAAATTCCTCAGCACTGCCCAGCAAATTCAAGACGTTCGTGACCAATTAGCGCAAGCTGAACATATCAGCGATGCAGCAGAAAAAGCGCAAACCGTTCAAGGGCTAAAAGGCTGGCTAGCGATGTTTGAAGCGCACGCCATTGAATCTGAGCAGGCTCAAGAACTCAAAGATCAACTGATTCAGTTTGAAGCTGATCTGTTTGAAAAGAAAAAAGCCTACGCGATGAGCTATCAAAATGAGAAAGGTGAGACAGTCGAAGCGTCTCTGGTCTCATTAGGTTCAACTGTGCGAACTAACAACCATGAATCAGTACGTAAAAGTGCCCACCAGGCCTTGCTGGATTTGGAGCAATGGGCGCTAAACAATGGTTTTATTGAGCTGATTAAATTGCGTAACCAGTTTGCTCGCTCTTTAGGTTTTAAAACCTTCTTCGACTACTCTGTCGCCAAAGGCGAAAAGATGACCAGTGAGCAGTTGTTCACTATCCTCGATGATTTTGAAGAGCGTACTCGCTCTGCACATCAGCGCAGTTTAGCCGCTCTAGCAGCCGAGAAAGGGGACACTGCGTTAGCTGGTCATAACTTTGTGTACTCGTTTGCTGGCGATGTGATGCGTGAACTGGACCCTTATGTGCCATTTGCTAAATCATTGCGCCGTTGGGCTGAATCGTTTGGTCGTTTACACATTGATTATTCTGGTGCAGAACTGACACTGGATCTTCTTGATCGTAAAGGTAAATACCCTAACGGTTTCTGCCATGGTCCAATTCCATCATTTTATGACCAAGACCAATGGGTAGCGGCAAAGGTGAATTTCACCAGTAACGCTAAACCAGACCAAGTGGGTAGTGGCTACGACGGTATCAACACCTTGTTCCATGAAGGTGGCCATGCTGCGCACTTTGCCAACGTGAAATTGAATGCGCCATGTTTTTCTCAAGAGTTTGCACCGACGTCAATGGCTTACGCTGAAACTCAATCCATGTTCTGCGACAGCTTATTGACCGATGCAGATTGGCTAAAAACCTACGCATTGGATGTGAATGGCACCCCAGTACCAGACGAAGTGATTCAAGCGATGATTCAAAGTCGCCAGCCGTTTAAAGCGTATGAAGAGCGCAGCATCTTAGTGGTGCCTTACTTTGAACGTGCGCTGTATCAACTGAGTGACGATGAGTTAACACCTGAACGTGCAACCGCATTAGCCCGTGAATGTGAACAAAAAATTCTCGGTTTGGCGTGCAGTCCGCGTCCGTTGATGGCGATTCCTCATCTGCTCTCTGATGAATCAGCGTGTGCTTATCATGGTTACTTGCTGGCGCATATGGCGGTGTACCAAACTCGTGCTTACTTCCTGCAGCGTTTTGGTTATCTCACCGATAACCCAGAAATTGGTCCTTTGCTGGCTGAACACTACTGGCGTCGTGGTAATAGCCTATCTCACAACGACACCATCGTCGCACTGACGGGTGAAGGCTTTAACGCTAAATACTTAGCGGATACCTGTAACCTTTCCGTTGCAGAAGCATGGCAAGTGCAACAGAAAAAAATCGCCGCATTGGCAACTCGAGAGCAGTCTGCTCCTGCTGATTTGAACGCGACCATTCGTGTTGTGGATGGGGCGAAAGAGTTGGCTTCGAACGTGGAATCGATGGAAACCATGTGCGATGAGTTTGAGCAATACATTGCTGAGCACTATTTTAGCTAA
- the rnd gene encoding ribonuclease D, with product MKYQIITTNSELERICKVARETDVVMLDTEFVRVRTYYPQLGLIQLFDGENASLIDPLAITDMTPFVALLQDTAVLKVLHACGEDIEVFFNEFGCVPTPMVDTQIMAAFLGYGLSTGFAALVSEYVGVELDKSESRTDWLARPLTSKQLDYAAADVFYLMPIYDALRVKVEQAGWLEAAWQESHLQCMKRTRVANPENAYLDVKGAWQLTPKELAALKPLATWRHQEAIKRNLALNFVLRENEMLLIAKELLRTPKAMEEAGIDPHAIRRHGAKLAAIVKTSLAIPAEEYPEAIVPLMDYPGYKQLFKQLKDIVKAAAESKGLATEFVASKKQLNQLLSWVWKKDRDPAKLPDIMQGWRLALVGDKLNQKV from the coding sequence GTGAAATATCAGATAATAACAACCAATAGCGAATTAGAACGTATCTGCAAAGTGGCGCGCGAGACCGATGTCGTGATGTTGGATACGGAGTTTGTTCGAGTCAGAACTTACTACCCTCAATTGGGCTTAATCCAACTGTTTGATGGCGAAAATGCCTCATTGATCGACCCTCTAGCCATTACCGATATGACGCCATTTGTGGCGTTACTGCAAGATACCGCTGTGCTCAAAGTGCTGCACGCTTGCGGTGAAGATATTGAAGTGTTCTTCAATGAATTTGGTTGTGTACCGACACCTATGGTTGACACTCAAATCATGGCCGCCTTTTTGGGCTACGGTTTATCAACGGGATTTGCTGCATTAGTGAGTGAATACGTTGGGGTGGAATTGGATAAAAGCGAGTCTCGTACCGATTGGTTAGCTAGACCACTTACATCAAAGCAGCTTGATTATGCAGCAGCCGATGTCTTTTATTTAATGCCCATCTATGATGCGTTGCGCGTGAAGGTTGAACAAGCGGGTTGGTTAGAAGCAGCGTGGCAAGAATCGCATTTACAGTGCATGAAACGTACGCGTGTTGCCAATCCAGAAAATGCTTACTTAGATGTCAAAGGGGCGTGGCAATTAACGCCAAAAGAGTTAGCCGCATTGAAACCGTTAGCCACATGGCGTCACCAAGAGGCGATTAAACGTAATCTCGCGCTGAACTTTGTGCTGCGTGAAAACGAAATGCTGCTGATCGCGAAAGAGCTTTTAAGAACACCGAAAGCGATGGAAGAAGCAGGAATCGATCCTCATGCCATTCGTCGCCATGGTGCCAAATTGGCCGCGATTGTCAAAACTTCCCTTGCGATTCCAGCGGAAGAATACCCTGAAGCGATTGTGCCCTTGATGGATTATCCAGGTTATAAGCAACTGTTTAAGCAATTGAAAGATATCGTTAAAGCAGCGGCTGAAAGTAAAGGGCTCGCCACGGAATTCGTCGCATCGAAAAAACAACTCAATCAGCTTTTGAGTTGGGTGTGGAAAAAAGATCGCGATCCAGCCAAACTGCCCGATATTATGCAAGGTTGGCGTTTGGCCTTGGTTGGCGATAAGCTCAACCAGAAAGTATGA